The following proteins are co-located in the Anas platyrhynchos isolate ZD024472 breed Pekin duck chromosome 1, IASCAAS_PekinDuck_T2T, whole genome shotgun sequence genome:
- the IL10RB gene encoding interleukin-10 receptor subunit beta precursor — translation MAAALRGALSACLLLCVSGTVPKPQNTRINSVNLQSILMWDPPRFQKGSLSYTVQSKSINLPKDDFKNLRTNLSVTECDVSSLSFYGNYELRVRAESEDKHSNWAVIRFRPMDDTIIGPPDVKVKSESGSLHVDFTGPVAEREHDRWSLRQYYGSWHYRLLYWKKGRNTEVIHIDTKHNSEILSQLEPWTVYCIQVQAVIPEWNKTGELSQELCEQTTHNGVTPVWIIVTLLLGSMLAFIILVPVCFFCFLYLYRFTKHVFCPSYVFPQHLKEFLSKPPSGSQFFSPLPQEEHHFYDKLTVVSEESKTPSDETVDEASKTTEHHQDSEQEVSDSNILPASERD, via the exons ATGGCCGCCGCCCTGCGGGGCGCCCTCAGCGCCTGCCTCCTGCTCTGCG TTTCTGGAACAGTgcccaaaccccaaaacacaagGATTAATTCAGTTAATCTTCAGAGCATTTTAATGTGGGATCCACCTAGGTTTCAGAAGGGCAGTTTAAGTTATACTGTCCAGTCTAAGAG CATCAATTTGCCTAAAGACGACTTTAAAAATTTAAGAACAAATTTGAGTGTCACAGAGTGCGACGTCTCTTCTCTGTCTTTTTACGGAAACTACGAGTTACGGGTCAGAGCGGAgtcagaagataaacattcaaaCTGGGCAGTCATCAGATTTAGGCCAATGGATGACA CAATCATTGGGCCACCTGATGTAAAAGTGAAGTCTGAGTCGGGGTCTCTGCACGTGGATTTCACAGGCCCTGTTGCTGAACGCGAACATGACAGGTGGTCTTTGAGGCAATATTACGGCTCGTGGCACTACAGATTGCTGTACTGGAAGAAGGGCAGAAATACAGAG GTAATTCACATAGATACTAAGCATAACTCAGAAATATTATCTCAGTTGGAGCCATGGACAGTATACTGTATTCAAGTGCAAGCAGTTATTCCTGAGTGGAACAAAACGGGGGAATTGAGTCAAGAGCTTTGTGAGCAGACCACCCACAACG GTGTAACTCCTGTGTGGATAATTGTGACTCTTCTTTTAGGATCAATGCTGGCTTTTATAATACTTGTTCCtgtctgtttcttttgcttcttgtaTCTATATCGATTCACCAAACACGTCTTCTGCCCTTCATATGTTTTCCCACAACACTTGAAAGAG TTTTTGAGCAAGCCTCCTAGCGGTTCGCagtttttttctccacttcccCAAGAAGAGCATCATTTTTATGACAAGCTAACCGTCGTTTCAGAGGAATCTAAAACTCCAAGTGATGAGACTGTGGATGAGGCCAGCAAAACAACAGAGCACCATCAGGACTCGGAACAAGAAGTTTCTGATTCAAATATATTACCAGCTTCAGAAAGGGACTAA
- the IL10RB gene encoding interleukin-10 receptor subunit beta isoform X1, whose amino-acid sequence MFSEVSFCQVCINLPKDDFKNLRTNLSVTECDVSSLSFYGNYELRVRAESEDKHSNWAVIRFRPMDDTIIGPPDVKVKSESGSLHVDFTGPVAEREHDRWSLRQYYGSWHYRLLYWKKGRNTEVIHIDTKHNSEILSQLEPWTVYCIQVQAVIPEWNKTGELSQELCEQTTHNGVTPVWIIVTLLLGSMLAFIILVPVCFFCFLYLYRFTKHVFCPSYVFPQHLKEFLSKPPSGSQFFSPLPQEEHHFYDKLTVVSEESKTPSDETVDEASKTTEHHQDSEQEVSDSNILPASERD is encoded by the exons ATGTTTTCTGAGGTCTCCTTTTGTCAGGTTTG CATCAATTTGCCTAAAGACGACTTTAAAAATTTAAGAACAAATTTGAGTGTCACAGAGTGCGACGTCTCTTCTCTGTCTTTTTACGGAAACTACGAGTTACGGGTCAGAGCGGAgtcagaagataaacattcaaaCTGGGCAGTCATCAGATTTAGGCCAATGGATGACA CAATCATTGGGCCACCTGATGTAAAAGTGAAGTCTGAGTCGGGGTCTCTGCACGTGGATTTCACAGGCCCTGTTGCTGAACGCGAACATGACAGGTGGTCTTTGAGGCAATATTACGGCTCGTGGCACTACAGATTGCTGTACTGGAAGAAGGGCAGAAATACAGAG GTAATTCACATAGATACTAAGCATAACTCAGAAATATTATCTCAGTTGGAGCCATGGACAGTATACTGTATTCAAGTGCAAGCAGTTATTCCTGAGTGGAACAAAACGGGGGAATTGAGTCAAGAGCTTTGTGAGCAGACCACCCACAACG GTGTAACTCCTGTGTGGATAATTGTGACTCTTCTTTTAGGATCAATGCTGGCTTTTATAATACTTGTTCCtgtctgtttcttttgcttcttgtaTCTATATCGATTCACCAAACACGTCTTCTGCCCTTCATATGTTTTCCCACAACACTTGAAAGAG TTTTTGAGCAAGCCTCCTAGCGGTTCGCagtttttttctccacttcccCAAGAAGAGCATCATTTTTATGACAAGCTAACCGTCGTTTCAGAGGAATCTAAAACTCCAAGTGATGAGACTGTGGATGAGGCCAGCAAAACAACAGAGCACCATCAGGACTCGGAACAAGAAGTTTCTGATTCAAATATATTACCAGCTTCAGAAAGGGACTAA